The Camelina sativa cultivar DH55 chromosome 18, Cs, whole genome shotgun sequence DNA window gcaatatggatagatttaatttttaatttgatttctataatttatatatttgacccCAGTTTTGCAGACTTATTTAAGTggattgatataaaaaaaatatttcataaatatcatcaacatacataaCATAAATTAAACAAGTCTTACATATCATACTAAGTTTTGTACTGCTGCCaagttttatccaaaaaagcTAACATTATAACTTATAAGGATTGAGACAAACTTCGATATCTTCAGTCTCTTCTCCTCTATCTATTTCGCCTTCCCATCAAAAGCAGTACACATGTCTGAAGAACTGTTCCGGTTAGCATTCCCGTCCATATTCCCTGTAATCATGTGTATCCACAATACTAAGGTGCTTTTGTGGTAAAGTAAAGAAAGATATTCACGAATCCAAAACGGTGACAGATAAAATAAAGACATTTTAGCTCAAACTCAAACATCAGAGACTTATGGATGAGTAGAATCAACATTAAGGTTTTCTATAAGACAAGTAGAGAACATCCACATCAagtatgaacaaaacataaatacTTAAATAAATGATATGCATCATTCCAtcaattaattgtttttagttGGAAAACATACTGATCCGAAATGAGACTTCGTCTTAGATTAAGTTCATCATTTTGAAGGAACATGCCAATAACCTCACATTTgaaaaagtgagagaaaaacATAACTTCTAATAACAAATGTTAAGTAATCAATCTCATTTTCTGTTTTACATATAtgattcaaaacagtttgtatatatatatataacaaatgttAAGTAATCAAACTGTTAGGCCTAACTTATTTATTCCTAGTAAACGGCCATACTAGTTCGTTGATTCTCTCTATATAGTTCACTAAGGAAGTTAATTTTGGATCTAATGATATGTGATAAGAAATGGTTGGACATAAAAAGGAAACATGAGGGAAGTCAAAGAAAAAGAGTCGCTACTCAATCGTTTGCCATATTTTTAAGACTTCATAGTTTATAAGCcctttatttatcatttttgttttttgaataaaatataaaatttattcagaAAAACTGTGTTACATCACTGCAGCGTTtgtttaaaatgaaataaaagatatatCAAATAGGAAAAACTTGTGTCTTAGCTAGGAGGGTATCGTGAGGCAAGTCATGTCACCGGGCAATCTCGAAACTTCCCATCTCCCTGTTCTTGGATTGAAAGTAACCAGTTCCGAATTTGCTGATCTAGTCGTCAGACTAGCTGAGCTGAGAGAAGGACTTTGTCTCCATTACGTCTTGTGTTTCTTTCCATCCGCAACGAATGAATGGTAAGCTGAAAATGGTACTGTAGTAGAAAGAGTCGGTGATAGCTCAAATAGGTATCCTTCAGCAACATAATAATGTGAGTCCAAGATGTTGTGTAACACCTGAGGAGCAGTTTGGACGTGAGACCAGACCAAAcctcccgagaataacatcaagTAAAGAACAGGTGGTTTCTAGTCTCCAAACAATGGTTGCATAGTATGCAGGTTGGATTGACACCCACATTCCAACTCTGCATTCTATCTCATGTGGATAAGCGATTGTTGATGACGAGCCAAACTATGAAAGCATATTTTGGTGTGGCGTGCTTAAACCAAACCCCCTACTCCAATTGTTTTTCGGTTTGTGCGATTGTATGGCTTCCCATGTGTCTTGGGTGATGAATATATCTTTGAATAGTCGCCCTTTTCCTTCCAGAGCACTACATCTTCCTTGCTTGCTGTCGCTGTAACTACTGTCGCTGTAGCTACTCTCGCAACTCAAGTCACTACTCTGGCAACTCAAGCCACTCAACTACAAGACAATGCAGAAAAATACATAGCTATGATGCATACCTTGACTATCTTTCCGGGAAGATTCCTGAGTTTTCTGCTAAGTTTGGAAGCAGAACCCCGACGAGGACTGAACATGGCTGCAATCCAACCATAACATAGACAAGAGGCTCCAATCCAACCTTACCTTAGACAGGAGACGACATTGGCACTAGCACAAACATAGGAACCGGAACCGTAGTTCCCTCTTTATCACAATCTTTTTAAGACAATTTgatataaagttttaatttgtttttgaatatggtttttaagattttttgttgCTAATCAAACAATTGTTTCTATTTATATGTATGCTTGAATTTTATTTcctattttgattatattttctataaaaaaaatttcttaaaatataaaatataaatatcaatatcaaaaatataaatatcaaaatgaaaaagcCAAAATCCGTAGCAAATTAATGCTACGGATTTgcaatgaatgaaaattgctACTAATCTGAGAGGAAACATATTACTGggtttatgatattattaatattttgcaaTGGAAAAAATGTTGCAAAAGTCTTACAAATCTGCAAGGGATTTATTTCGACACGTTTTGCAAGAAGTTGCAAGGACTATTGTACATCGTAATTTGCGTGTATTTTGCAACGACAATATATTCGTCGTAAGTGTTGCGAGGGAAGTGCTATGCTTTCCTCGCAAATCCGTCACTATTACTGTTTTTTGATGGATGAGCGACAGAGCTTGTTGTTGCAAtaagcatgttttcttgtagtgtttggcttgttttgttatatattatgtGGATTATGAgacaataacaataataaaacaacTGATTCAGTGAGATACAATTTTATATGCCAACCTACCGCCAAGACGAATGTATGATGTGAATTCTTTAATCATGACATACAAAAAGTGATCATACCGAAGGATGTATGGGCCGGGACTGGATTTGAAATCATGCACAAATCcaaattgtgacaccccggtttcagagacttgcgaagaggttttaaaaaattgatttggtcatatatgtcaccaaaatgcacttatctttttgggcCAATAGTCCTCAGAGAATTCCAGAATTAAGCGTCTTATGCTGGaatagtttcaggatgggtgaccttccggaaatATACGTAGTGATGAATGTATTGAGAATACATTGTACATATGCtagtttcattttcatatatgGTTTTGTAACTGTATGTATATGGATTAATTGGTGGTAGATTACCTGACGCGTGCGTTGACCTTGAACTGTCTCTAACGTAATAATCAGGTGGATTGAGAAGAATATGCATCGTTTTTTATCTACTAGTTACGTACTAACGttgtcttatttatttttttgtaaaaggtAAAAATTTATACCATTTTTGAATTGTGACAGCAGTTACAGAGGcaactaagaaaaaaagatcGAAAACTAGAAAGAACATAAAATACGGTAAGAAAGTAAAAACGATCAGCAAGAAGCATATTTCCAAGGAAGAAACACCAATTCTGAACTGCAAAGCTCAAACATTTGCGTAATTGCCTCAGCTTCAAAGAAACTCGAGTCCTCATCGTTGTTGCCACGAGCGAACCCTATTTGAGGGCAGCCTTCAAATTAAAACCTCAAAACAAAGGGGTGCCTACAGCTTCTCCGAGTACTAACGCAAAAAGAAACAACTAGAGAGGTTATAAACAAACCCGGTGGCACGAGAGCATCTAAAGGCAGCCAGAGAAGCCACCTCCGACCACCAATCATGAGCATGACACATTAAAAAGAATACCAACTAGACTCAAACGCTGCCTCTAATCAACCCCAAAACTCTCGCCTAAGCTTCACGCCTAGTCTTCCAAACCgtaacacaacaacaacaaccaaacttGAAAGAACAGTAAATACGACAACAAAGGCGAAAACGATTAGCAACTAACATAGTTCCAAGGAAGAaacatgtcttttttttctctatttatcatttgtaaaaaaatttggaacCTGAATAAGTTGAATACATGCAATTAAATCCTGACTAGTGGAAGAAACGTATGGTTTTTTGGctcaaaaatctttaaaacttcaACTAAAAACCGCTTAGGCATATaagtatacaaaatatataacttatgtgatatatatgttgaaactcatactgtttttttctttctttgcgaTGTCCCTACAATCGTAAAGATTCAAAAGCCCTTACGATATCTATGTACATTTCTatagatgtaaaaaataaagtattaggtatattaaaaatgaacaaTTTGTTGATTCTTAAccactaaaaactaaaattattgattatttagtCTGATACGAAATAAAAcgttattaaatatttaaccactaatatatagttgtaagttgtaatttgtaataaaaacagaaaaagtcgCCTTACCTTTTTACTTATCTGTCGTATAATTTTCAGTTTAATGAACCATAACATCtcactattttaattttttttatttaaaaaaaaaaacttattctaGAAGTGCTTtgttaaaatatagtattattcatttattcataactaaaatatttataaaggtGTTGtaactgaatatatatatgaactctATCTACCAGAATATTTGTCATTAAAAAAAGAACTCTATTAGATTCTCatcaataaattagaaaaaaatttctctaaagTATAACACCAAGATTTAGATTCCACACTGACCACACACATGTATGCTTCTAGATGTTATCAATATTtacaattctaaaaaaaaatcttaaacataaGAAATTGGTTTAAAACCATCAGTCAAATATCACTCTTCAATATATCTATGGGTAGGTTATTGATTCCAAATGTCATTTTGAACTTATGACTTCTAGGTTTTgtctttagtattttttttttttgacgatgcTCATTAATATTTTCATAGTTATTGACGGTAATATTTTGTAGCTCGAATTTTTTTTgatagtacatatatatatatatatatatatatatataacaaaaccaattaaTTCATTTTCTGTTATACTATTTACTACAGAGTTATTACATTATTGAGAATTGAAATTAACATGTTTATACAGTAGATAAATAACTAggaatactatatatatacatattgagTACTAGtactgtttttatataaaaaaaaattgaggagaGGAATACGAGTCGGTTGGATGACGTGTTACAGTGTTAAGGAAGGATCTAGATAATGGTAGGCTCATCCGTACAATAATGGGgtctaattaaatattaaggATTTCGCACGCGTTAATGGTGAAAAAATCATCACTAAGCATGTACagtagtatattttaataactaaaattcCATAATTATTAGTAGTACATTCTCTTCCAAGAACAATCTCACTAATGATGGCCATCTTAAAAGCTCATACATTAACCATTAAGACGACTCTAAGTGGAGatacaattataattaaaaatgacagttttttttggattgtcTACTTTTAAACCCAAAGCCTTTCACACACTTTGGTTCCCTTTTTCCCATTTACAGGTCCCATAGACATGTTTCCTATAAGCATCATGAATCGGattatccattttttttcttcgttttatcATGCCAAAGTCATttacatatgtattttaatgTGTAATTGTTTGTCGGCTTGTATGACATATATATtgggttaattaagtagtatgaaaCATGGACGTGGAACCAATTACACATGGTTGCTTTGGcaatatcatataatataaaaagtagTGTGTTTATATGCTTCCAAGTAGAAAATTCACATTTTAGTGTCAAATATCATCTTtcgaataaaattatatatgattcccaaaactataaaaatagaataaaatatttggTTATTAATTGGACTCtgaattgttttggaaattatcAGCACAAAAAATAGTATTACAATTCCAAAACATCAATCGAACTtactacaaaaagaaaaagaaaaaaaaaatcttcaaatattttataacaaattcCTTTCACACCCTAATTAGaagctttgtttttctccttttactttttgtttttatgactTTTTAGTAGCTTCTTCTGTCTTTTCAGAAGCTTCCATTGTCGAGGacaccttgttgttgttgttgtaagagCCAGAGGTCTTCATCATATCCAATGTTCCAGAAACTGTCCCAGTAATTAGGTATCATCCCATTAATATTATTTTCGAACCAATTAAGGTAACTCTCATCTTGCATCTTCGTAAACTCTCCTAATAAACCACTTTTATTATCCAAATAATTCTGTGCTGACATTTGTGGATGACACTCCGTCAAATCTGATGAAGGGGATACTGCCACGTTGGAAAGATCCGATTCCGACGTGAAGATGTGACCATTAGGGTTACTCATCAAACCGGAATGCTCCATGttggtattgttgttgttgatcacGAAGTGATCTGAAGAGGTGGTGACGCAAGATGACGTGGAAACAGACCTCGTGGAGGTGGCTTGGATCCGTTCCACGAGCCGAGGCATCCAAAGATACTTCATGGTGTCTTTAAACTGTTGACTGTTCACGTCGCACCTAAGCTGTTTCGCATGCTTTTGAACACGTGTTCTCCAATAGTTTTTGATCTCGTTATCTGTTCTCCCTGGTAAATATTGTGCAATCTTAGACCATCTGTAAATCATAAGAAAACGAaatgtattaataaataaagttggtaacacaaaaataaaatgtatagatgtAAATACAAATAATTGGGCATCTTTGTgattgtagaaaaataaagtGTACATTGACGACTTGTGTAAATCTAACGTTACTTAATTATTGTCTGgtctaaaattttatactacaaccaaaaaaatgattaaaatatataccTATTGCCCCAACGGGCGTGTAGTTCAAGAATCAAGAGTTGTTCTTCAAGAGTTATGTTTCCACGGCGGACATCTGGTCGGAGATAGTTCAGCCACCGAAGTCTGCAGCTTTTGCCGGTCCTTTTGAGTCCTGTTCCATAttggaaattattattattatttagacaTCATCGTGTACACGTATACTGTACAGCCACCGAGGTCTGTGTGATGATTTCATACGCAAGAAACTCATGATATTTGGTAAGTTATCAAAATTACTCCAGAAATAATAGGGACCGTTGCTTAGCAACGGTTGCTATGAGGCAAATTCTCTAAAAGGCGGTCTTTGTCTCCAGCAAACTTTCTTCCATTGGGATAGTGCTCTCCCCATATAGATGTTTaccattatattataattacttatcttcattttatttcaaCACGAATATAGACATATAGTACTTTCTATTCAAAACGTAGAGGGTTAAATAATTGAATCCATATCCAAAGGGATGTAATAATTGAGTCCGAATAATGAGAGGAATAAACATAAAagctttacattttttttgttttatcctcCATATAGAAGAGTTCTTTTCGTTTGTGGATAGAAGGCAAAATCCATTTATcgaaatttagaagaaaaaaaaaagagagtgtggcgaacacaataaacaaacacacaTGGAGATAGAAAACATGACAAGAATTGAAAAAAGGATAAGTATAAGTTTAATTAAGTTATGCAACTTGTGTATATTTggtttgttattataattttctcaCCCTAGGAGCACATTCATGCACAACCGCGCGTCATACCTATCTTAATATAAGTGTGCATATGTTTACGTAGATGTTAGTGTATCATACCGGCACAATGAGCTAGAGAGTTCCATCGACCTTCACCATGATTAACGATGTAATTGATGAGCTCTAAATCTTCCTCAACGGTCCATGGACCTCTCCTTAGGtccatttcttcttccacgTTCGCAAAATCCTCCATGTTCTTGTTGATCTTTAAGCTTCTTGCTTTGTCATCCATTGATGAAGAGTGACGTACAAAGAGAGattcagagaaagaaaaaaatcgagaCTTCgcacttttttgtttgtgtgctGAATGAAAGAAAAGAGTCACTTATTGGAGTTATGTGTAAAGATAATGGATGTTGTTTTTATAGATGAAAAATTCTTCTTTAAGATTTATTTGTAACATGTGGGACAAAGGCATAGACGGCCGCAATATAAGAAATGTTAAGTTTTCCCAATAACTTAAtactttttttgtatataatagaGAGCATCTCCTAGTATTTTACTACATATTAACTAACTTTATAAGAGGAGAACATCGTCATTATATCAGTACTTATCGCTGTATTAAGCTTGCATAAATACACTGTTGATAAAGtgacatatatatttcttatatatacattagGTGTCcggaaatatcaaatatgtacAACGTTATCTTcaccttaaaccaaaaaaaaaaaatatgtacaacGTACCGAACAAAACAGCTTGCTCTATTTATTTACTAGTAGAGCTATAAGTCTCGTGCTTGTGTAAATGTTACGAgggaaaactaagaaaaaaaacccaaaatatgccaaaatataattagtagaaaacaaaatataatttttttaatattttggatcAATAAGGTCCGACGCATAGTCAATTTTTATTACACGGGATAATGCAATTTGAAAAGTCGAACTCCAGTAAAGAAAATCGCAAAGGTGGACCGTTATACACTTGACTAAAATACacatttccaaaaacaaaattatgattaatatactaaaaattatttttttacaaaaattttataCAGTTTGATTCGTTTGTTAACAATTATCCcattttacattatatttttttccacaaGGTATTTAATTATGAGAAATTATTCTGTTTTTTCACAATAATTCTAATAGCTTAATGAAAATGCTGCAGTAATGAAATACCTTGCTtaactcttgtttttttattccacGCATTAtcataatgaaaattttagaaatgagaAATTTGCGGCGTAATGATTTAACTAACAAGGGTTTTGTACAACTTTACGTTGTGACATAACCTCTGCACCttccaaactttatttcacTCCCATAGATGATGCTTTGTGGAGTCACAGATGATCAAACCAACACCATCGATGAGCCAGTCAAAATCCGCAATCTTCTTTTTCCTCACCAAACTCTTGGTGTACAAAAAGAACATTTCATCCCTTACCAAGAATCACGACAATGTAAGGCTTATGTAAACTGTTACCTCTCTTTTTCCACCTTTTCTTTGGTGCGTTATGAACTTGCCCTTATAGTGCAATTGAACATTAGTTATAGGATTGTGATaggatttaattaatttttaagggTTTACGAGTGTACTTACTTAACACTCAGTGGAGAACTATAGCTTTGAAAGTTGACATTTGACTTTATAGTTTCTACGCGTGTAATTCTATTTCTTAATCATACCGGTGTTTCTTATTAATCATATTATAAGTTGTTGTAGTaacttaatttttctttttattcaatttcAAACAAGTTGCCAAACactatatttttcatatatgttttgtacTTCTCCATTTCCCCTTATGTGTTCATTGGTCTGACCATAATATTCAAATTCGTTTAGCCAACCTAGCTAGGTGCATTCAAATAATGAAGGACAAATTCAacgtttattttattattatgatatgaATGTACAGTACAGATCCTTAGAAAATGGATATTTTGGTTCTACACAATGTCAACCATATCTATATGTGTGTTCTTgccaaaaatagaaaacaaaaacaaaggggTCACATGGATCTTTTAATTACTTCGAGGACTATTCTTCACCGATGGCCAAATCANNNNNNNNNNNNNNNNNNNNNNNNNNNNNNNNNNNNNNNNNNNNNNNNNNNNNNNNNNNNNNNNNNNNNNN harbors:
- the LOC104760942 gene encoding transcription factor MYB108-like, with translation MDDKARSLKINKNMEDFANVEEEMDLRRGPWTVEEDLELINYIVNHGEGRWNSLAHCAGLKRTGKSCRLRWLNYLRPDVRRGNITLEEQLLILELHARWGNRWSKIAQYLPGRTDNEIKNYWRTRVQKHAKQLRCDVNSQQFKDTMKYLWMPRLVERIQATSTRSVSTSSCVTTSSDHFVINNNNTNMEHSGLMSNPNGHIFTSESDLSNVAVSPSSDLTECHPQMSAQNYLDNKSGLLGEFTKMQDESYLNWFENNINGMIPNYWDSFWNIGYDEDLWLLQQQQQGVLDNGSF